The DNA window taatgAGTATTTTAATATGATAGAAAAATTTGTTGAGAGTAATTAATGTATTTAATGAATTTGAGTATATTGGTAAAATAATATTGCAGTATATATTGAAAcatatgaaaaaataaaatatttacatTGGGAACGAAAGAAGTATCATATTTGTACTTAAAAATAGATGCAAATATATTGaatgtcaaaataaaaatatgcttCCAAGTCATTTGAaaaatatgacaaaaacttgtgtgagacggtctcacggatcgtattttgtgagacatatatcttatttgggtcatccatgaaaaatatcactttttatgcttagagtattattttttattctgaGTATCGAtaagattgactcgtctcacaaataaagattcgtgagaccgtcttataagagacctactcttgaaATATTTAAGCACTTATAAGTCATTTTGTAAATGTTTGGTAAATCCAAAAAAATATCGCAATAAATCCAATGCTCAtctttatttcaatttttttattacaatttttaatttcttaaaattttccGGCTACAACATCTTATTTTACTCAAATATTTgaggaaaaaatattaattttcaaaattagatATATGGTTCCTTTACCTTGCTAACCAAACAAGAGacgattaattaatttatttatccaACGGAAGAGGAGTGGAGGAGGCAAGCTTCGGGAAGAATGCGGTGCAGCAGAGAAATATTCCACGATTCCATGGCTAATGGCGTGGAGATACCCACATCTTCCGGCCAATCTGATGGCCCCACAATGGAGAATGTACTCCTTAGCTCGTCATTGACTGGTAAATGTTCCAAAATCACATTTTTTCCAGACAATAAACCATTGCTTTGTGTTACTGTGTGTATGTTTGTGTACAAATACCCGGAAGtaactggttttggtttatgtATATTCTGGAGCTGCAAGACTGGATAGTATACAAGCCATTATTTAACTTGGGAGGCAAAGGGTAATTTTCGAGAGTTCTGCGAACAAAGAAATCATATTAACTATTCGGGGTTGGGGAAGAAAAGACAGTCACCGCGAATTTTCACCAGAATAAAACGTGGTCTTGCAGAAAATGAACGGAATGGTCTTCGATTAAAGCCactgtagttgttgaacctggaAAATTATTAGATGTTTGAACTTTGAAGGTGTTCCTAAGGTTATCTCCAACCTATAAATCTATTTTGATACAATTTTTGTATCAAATATAACATTTATCTCCAACTCATTTACTTCACATCTTACGATAAGAAAGTATAATTctagaatattttttttgtttactatttatttataaatttaacaatataattataattaatgttaatattagtattataattttattaatagttaaatttatttatttgattcttATATATATTAACTCTAACATTTATAATACGAATCAATACAAATGCTTCattattaaaattgacataATTTTAATAcagataatttatttttagaatTTAATATGAATCAAAATTCAAACATCTGAACAACTATATTCCTCCCACAAATGATCAATTAAAGCATTTCGTAGTGCATAATGAGGATCTTTGTCTTTTATCTTTTTATATCGagcgaatttttttttgaaatctgATATTCTCATCGACAACCATTTCTACATCCGGAGTTGGTGCTTCTCTCATATCTTCAATAAGTGCGCTAAGGTCACGTTCATCTTCGATAATCATATTGTGCATTATAATACATTCTGTCATTATATCATGTAAATGATGTTTCTTCCAACCACGTGCTGGAGATGCCACAATCGCAAATCGAGATTGGAGAACACCAAATGCACGCTCCACATCTTTTCTACAGGACTCTTGTTTCAttgcaaaatatttcttttttggACCATTTGGATCGTGGATAGATTGTACAATAGTTGACCATTTAGGATAAATACCATCAGCCAAGTAATATCTTGTATCATATTCTTTTCCTCCAATTGTATAATGAGCTCGAGGGGCAATACCTTGTGCGATGTTGGAAAATAGATTGGACGATCCCAAAACATTTATGTCATTATTGGATCCGGACATACCAAAATATGCATGCCATATCCAAAGGTCGTAGTCACCTACTGCTTCTAAAATTCTGCATATTGACCCGCCCAAGCCGTTGGACAATTTTTCCACTTCCAATGCATGCAATCAAGACTTCCCAACATTCCAGGGAATCCGCGTTTTTTTACCAATATAAAGTAACTTGACAACATCATTGGCAGTAGGAGATCTCAAGTATCGCTCAGCAAAAAACTTCCACCACGGCTCGACAAAAGCGTTGAATTCATTGAATTGCAATGGACTCtccaattttgatatattcatcCGTAGCGTCCGCGGGTAATGCATAAGCTAAAATTCGCAAAGCAGCAGTTGTTTTTTGAATAGTCGGTAGACCGAGACGCCCCACATTATCACTTCTTTGTGTGAAGTAAATATCATGATTCTTTACTTCATCAACTATACGAAGAAAAAGATTTCGAGACATTCGAAATCTCCGTCGGAACATTGCTTCGTTATATCTTGGGTTATCGGCAAAGTAATCGTTGAACAGATTACGGTCCGCAATTTCCCGATCACGGTGAATTACAATATGACCTGGTATTGAACCTCCGTGTGTGCCTTCTTGCTCATGGTGGATAATGTAGGTAGCAACCAACTGTTGATCTTGTGCTACAATATTCAATATTGCATTTCGTGTATTATCCAAATTCTCAAAATCATCTATTCAATTATTAATAGGTGTTTCATCCAATCCAACGGCCAGATTCTAGATAAGGCAATCTAATCCAAcggtcaagaagatgataagATTGTAATCTCATCCAACAGGCAAGATTAGATGTAATCTCATCCAACGGTCATAATACTGATGAGGTTGTAGATAACGCAATCTAATTCAACGGACAGATTGTAGATAAGGCAATCTCATCCGACGGTCATATTTTTtgataaattattatataatgcGACGAAATATCATAGATTCTCACACAACATTCTACGCTCTCACAAACTTGAAAATGAATTCTCATTTCCAATTTCACGCATCATCCTCTAGTTCATCTTCATTGTCTGATAATGAAGATGAAACACCTATTAATTAAATGGATGATTTTGAGAATTTGGATAATACACGAAATGTAATATTGAATATTGTAGCACAAGATCAACAGTTGGTTGCTACCTACATTATCCACCATGAGCAAAAAGGCACACACGGAGGTTCAATACCAGATCATATTGTAATTCACCGTGATCGGGAATTTGCGGACCGTAATCTGTTCAATGATTACTTTGCCTGATAACCCAAGATATAACGAAGCAATGTTCCGACGGAGATTTCGAATGTCTCGAAATCTTTTTCTTCGTATAGTTGATGAAGTAAAGAATCATGATATTTACTTCACACAAAGAAGTGATAGTGTGGGGCGTCTCGGTCTACCGACTATTCAAAAAACAACTGCTGCTTTGCGAATTTTAGCTTATGCATTACCCGCGGACGCTACGgatgaatatatcaaaattggaGAGTCCACTGCAATTCAATGAATTCAACGCTTTTGTCGAGCCGTGGTGGAAGTTTTTGCTGAGCGATACTTGAGATCTCCTACTGCCAATGATGTTGTCAGGTTACTTTATATTGGTAAAAAACGCGGATTCCCTGGAATGTTGGGAAGTCTTGATTGCATGCATTGGAAGTGGAAAAATGGTCAAACGGCTTGGGCGGGTCAATATGCAGAATTTTAGAAGCAGTAGGTGACTACGACCTTTGGATATGGCATGCATATTTTGGTATGTCCGGATCCAATAATGACATAAATGTTTTGGGATCGTCCAATCTATTTTCCGACATCACACAAGGTATTGCCCCTCGAGCTCATTATACAATTGGAGGAAAAGAATATGATACAGGATATTATTTGGCTGATGGTATTTATCCTAAATGGTCAACTATTGTACAATCTATCCACGATCCAAACGGTccaaaaaagaaatattttgcaaTGAAACAAGAGTCCTGTAGAAAAGATGTGGAGCGTGCATTTGGTGTTCTCCAATCTCGATTTGCGATTGTGGCATCTCCAGCACGTGCTTGGAAGAAACATCATTTACATGATATAATGACAGAATGTATTATAATGCACAATATGATTATCGAAGATGAACGTGACCTTAGCGCACCCATTGAAGATATGAGAGAAGCACCAACTCCGGATGTAGAAATGGTTGTCGATGAGAATATCAGATTCAAAAATTTTTCGCTCGATATAAAAGGATAAAAGACAAAGATGCTCACTATGCACTACGAAATGCTTTAATTGATCATTTGTGGGAGGAATATAGTTGTTCAGATGTTTGAATTTGGATTCAtattaagttttaaaaataaattatttgtattaaaattatgtcaattttaataatGAAGCATTTGTATTGATTCGTATTATAAATATTAGAGTTAATATATATAagaatcaaataaatatatttaactattaataaaattatgatactaatattagcattaattatattgttaaatttataaataaatagtaaacaaaaagAATATTCTAGGAATATACTTTTTAGCgtaagatttgaagtaaatgGGCTGAAGATGAATGTTATATTTGGTGCAGAAACTGCACCAAAATAGATTtatgggttggagatggcctGAGCACATATATCATTATGTCTCATTCATTGTGTCGTGTTTGGGCATTGGTATATGTAAGAAATGCCAAGACCAAAATGTTGTTGCACGCAATCATTAATGAATTATCTCAAGCAATTTCAAGATTTGACTGAATTTGATGCTTTTCCCTTTCACCGGAGTATCTGCAGTTATGAATTGACCTTGAATCTTATTATATGAtgtttattgttattattttttcctGACCAGAAGCATTTTTTATCTGTCACACACGATGTTTCCTACCTACTTTCTTCCATTTAGGTAGCTTTTTTTTAATGTGATGATGACTCGTGTCAGGTTGATGGAGCAGGGAGTGGCATTATGAAATTGCAGTTCTGCTTCAAAAAAGAAATTCTCAATTATTGGAACCTTCTCACGGATTTCCGCTCCTTCACATTGGAGATGGCAACATGAATTCCTGGCTAAGTGCTAATCTGCTTCCAGTGCACCTAACCATCACAATGATGAGGCTGGATGCTGGTGTTTTGTAAACATGATGAAATGGCCCTATAGTGACCTGCATGGGGATGAATGTAAGAAATTATATGCCTTGACCCAGGAATTATTTCCACGTATTTTTCATCTGTTTGATTGATTGTTGCTTTGGGCCAATTTTTTGAAAGTGGGATTGCATTTTTCTTTCTATATGAAGTGGCTGGGTATGCTGAACTATATCATGAGATCTTTCTGGTGGTGAATGTTCAGCTCAATTTGACGAAATTCCCTCATTTTCAGTTGGGAGAAGTATGTTGAGCCACTTATCGGTAATTTATTTTAGTGATGTATGTGTTgaattatgtttaaagtttatctATACCATAAACTATAAAATTTTCAGTTGTATCGAATCGTTTGTGGCCAATCTGTATGAATAAAAAAACTTTGTTAATCTAACATTCAATAATGCGCATTATTCATTAGAAAACTCTCTTCCATTGTGAAATTCATTACCGTGAAAATACTTGATAATCTGTCATGTTCTTGGATAGTTAAATACTTTCATCATTCATGAGGTGGAGAACTTTATATAGTTGAGTATAGTTGATAATTGGCATCAACTAATGTTGCACTGGAACAGGAGTAGTGCACTCGTGCCTGGTTATGATAGCAGTTTTGTTGTGCATCCAATAAGAGAAAACCAATTCTTTTACCAGTGGAAACGAAGTGTTATTCTATGTGTCTTGAAACTATATTTCCATTTTGTCCCtttcttttaattaattgttggtGGACCTGATGCATAGAAATTTATGAAAGAGTTCTTTGTCACTTACCACAGTATTTTGTTATGGCTGGCAGGCTGGCAGGCGAACTTGACCAATACTGGTAAATTTGaaggaaaattattatttttatctcACAAAAATTGAGaatttattttaattcttttGTGTATCTTTTTGCATTATCAAACATTGCAATTTATCAAATACTGGATTAAAGGCATGGACAGAAACCAAATACCCATACATCCCACTATGAAGGAAGTACTATTGTGTACCTGTATAAATGATTAAATGTGTGTGCATGTTGACACATGGATAGATGCTTCAtgaatggatttttaaatattcaaatattttctaTGCATGGGACCATAGGCTTCATAAAATTAGGATACAGTCCCACACAGGCTTCACTAAATTAGGCTACGGTTCCACAATGGAAATCTTAAATATGTATGCTTATTCGTGAGGTAGCATGTGGTGCACTCATTGGGTGGACTTTGAGGGGAAAGGAAGTTATATAACAAAGTGATAACTTTCTTAGTATGGTATCCAGATGAACTTGAGGAGACCAATTTTAGAGAATTCATTCAGTGATATCCCCTTGGTGACTTTTGAGAATTTCAGAGGTTGCATTTAAACTGCTGCATCAAAATTTGCATGTGACATTGACAGTTTCGATATGTCCACGTATAGAGTCCAGATTTCTAACTTTTTAATTAGTAATGGCGAATTAATATCACCATTGTGGGAAGTGTGTCGTGCGTGCAAATATATCACGAGTCTACAAATACCAGAAGTGCTTTCATAAATTTCTTTTAATGTTCTTATAGTCACATTCTTAACGAAATTTGAGCGAGCACTTGATATAACTTTCCTTGCATTTTGCGAACTAGTGATGCATTGATACGCCTGAGGCAAAAAGGCATGTCTGTACGTTTTTCCTAAATGATATGTGCTATAACTAATCCTGATAGAATGGTTTTACTTAATATTTTGCCACAATAGCttgcattaaaaataatattagtcTTCCTACTTACTTTTATGACCATAGTCGTAAACTCCGAAAGAATTTAGCATGCAGCAGCCATTTATTTAACAACAGAAGAATAGCTGAAAAATTTCATACTTAATAGTACCCTGTATGTGCTGTCCCTTTGATGTCGTGCTTCCTCTTTTTAGACTGACATTAAATGTGGATATACAATTTCACTTTAGGGATTCGCACAATATCGCACGcatttaaaattagattataTACACTCTCTGCATTGGGAAACAAGGAATAGAAAATCTACCAACTTTGTTTTCCAATCTTTTATCTTTACCATTCGTGAACAAAATCTCCCCTTTGTCTTTGCTTTAGATTTCTTTGTGGCTTTTTTCTTTCAGATGTCGACTGCAGATGATATCCACGTCGACGCAAAACCCAATGGCCATGCGGATGGTGGTGATTTTCGCCATCACCACCGCCGTCGCGCTCGGAGGTCCTCTATGGCTAGCAGTAGCGGGACTGTAACAGATGGCAACAGCCTTTACTTTTCAGAAACTGACTCAGATGTGGTTGCTGATGGCTCACTGCCTGTTGCCCTGACAGATGATCCCCTCCTCATGTGCGACTCTTCTAGAGGGTCTCCCGGCACTCTTGTCGTCCCAAGAGGCCAACAGAAATTAGATTGTCCAGTCCTCCCAATTTCAGAGGAAGAAGAGGTTGATCTGGAACGTGGTGAATCAGAGCTGAATTTGCAAAATAATGGAGATGAGAGAGGATTCAGATGTAGGATTTGTCATTTAAATTTGGAGGGAAATTACGATGATAGTCAAGGAGATGAGGATTCTACAGGGGTTCCAGTTGAATTGGGCTGTAGCTGTAAAGGAGATTTGGGGATCGCCCACGTGCACTGTGCTGAAAATTGGTTCCAAATCAAGGGAGATCCGTGAGTGCCAATTCATATTATTTCTATATTTATTTACTTCTTTGAATATCTTAAAAATGGATATTGAAtgaaaattatcattttttacTTTTACTGCACGTATGGAGCAGGACGACCCGTTTCACGGATCTACTGTCACAGGAGACCTACTCTTAATGAAATAACCGAGTATGCCAATAAATTTTTGGTGTTGAAGAATGTGAAGCTGATTTTGAATGTAATTGTCAGGAAAACAATTTCCAAACCACAGCATACCTTTTCAATGGCAGTTGGTGCATAAGATGCAAAAATGTTATACTATTAATGTATTTTGTAATTGTTTTGTTTGTCGAAAATCATTTTCTGGAAACATAGAACCTCCTTATTACTATGTGAATTCTTCTGTTACTTTGCTTTTGTCCAACAGTCCAACTCAAGTTAGAAAAATCTCCATTGTTAGCCCCTAAATGTTGCAAGAAGTATTAATTTTGTTTCTCACATTTTAAACCAAATACCAGCCTGAATTTAACATGAAAATTACTTAGTAATTATTAGAATGTCTATCTATGAATATAAAGATATAGAGTTATGGGAATGACAACCGAAATTATTTTATGATGACATAACAGAACACCATCATTTGAAGAGGATTTTATAACTTACTAGAATGGTTGTGCATCTGTTAATTGAAAacctttttttttaactttataGCGGAAAAAATAGATTTAGAGGATAAATCCCCTTTTCATGATTAAATCATTTATCTGAACTTTGGGAAACAGTGCAAATATCGTGCGTATTTGGATTTGATCACTATTCCATATCTGATTGGTTGCGACATTCTCATGGAATAAAAATCAGCCAAAATATTTAGAATATTAAACCTGAATTGTTAGTGGAAACTTGACATGTATTTGTTTGTAGCACCAATGAGCGTTATAGTAGGCATACGAATAATGCATTCAAAAGGAAAAGTATCACACGCGCCTATGTTaatgctttaaataaataaacatgttTTAACAAACAGTACTATGTTTCTTATTTGTGGGATGGCTTCGCTTTTTGAAAAGAGTGTTTTTATTCATTTCTTGTGGTAGTAATGTTTGCGAAAATAATTATCTCAAAAGTACCGTGATCTACTGGTTAAGTGTGATGTCCAGCACATCATGTTTCATTATAATTTGATGTTTTAGCACAGAGACAGTTGTAATTCCTGGGGTTTAGTATCTGATGAATTCTTATGTTTTGCTTTGCAGTGAGGTTCAGACTACAATAACTTCTGTATTTGTCTCATGTTCCTGTAATTCAAGTTTGTCCCTGTTAATATCGTTTCCATTTCATTgtccaaaataaaatatta is part of the Primulina eburnea isolate SZY01 chromosome 1, ASM2296580v1, whole genome shotgun sequence genome and encodes:
- the LOC140835677 gene encoding uncharacterized protein isoform X1; its protein translation is MMKWPYSDLHGDELAGYAELYHEIFLVVNVQLNLTKFPHFQLGEMSTADDIHVDAKPNGHADGGDFRHHHRRRARRSSMASSSGTVTDGNSLYFSETDSDVVADGSLPVALTDDPLLMCDSSRGSPGTLVVPRGQQKLDCPVLPISEEEEVDLERGESELNLQNNGDERGFRCRICHLNLEGNYDDSQGDEDSTGVPVELGCSCKGDLGIAHVHCAENWFQIKGDPICEICGSIALNFMVELGNEVINIEVASQTSDVGSETHGFKHGHLVLTFMIAFMVLTFVISYIFHTKNLNGED
- the LOC140835677 gene encoding uncharacterized protein isoform X3 — protein: MGMNMSTADDIHVDAKPNGHADGGDFRHHHRRRARRSSMASSSGTVTDGNSLYFSETDSDVVADGSLPVALTDDPLLMCDSSRGSPGTLVVPRGQQKLDCPVLPISEEEEVDLERGESELNLQNNGDERGFRCRICHLNLEGNYDDSQGDEDSTGVPVELGCSCKGDLGIAHVHCAENWFQIKGDPICEICGSIALNFMVELGNEVINIEVASQTSDVGSETHGFKHGHLVLTFMIAFMVLTFVISYIFHTKNLNGED
- the LOC140835677 gene encoding uncharacterized protein isoform X2; translation: MLSHLSMSTADDIHVDAKPNGHADGGDFRHHHRRRARRSSMASSSGTVTDGNSLYFSETDSDVVADGSLPVALTDDPLLMCDSSRGSPGTLVVPRGQQKLDCPVLPISEEEEVDLERGESELNLQNNGDERGFRCRICHLNLEGNYDDSQGDEDSTGVPVELGCSCKGDLGIAHVHCAENWFQIKGDPICEICGSIALNFMVELGNEVINIEVASQTSDVGSETHGFKHGHLVLTFMIAFMVLTFVISYIFHTKNLNGED
- the LOC140835677 gene encoding uncharacterized protein isoform X4; the protein is MSTADDIHVDAKPNGHADGGDFRHHHRRRARRSSMASSSGTVTDGNSLYFSETDSDVVADGSLPVALTDDPLLMCDSSRGSPGTLVVPRGQQKLDCPVLPISEEEEVDLERGESELNLQNNGDERGFRCRICHLNLEGNYDDSQGDEDSTGVPVELGCSCKGDLGIAHVHCAENWFQIKGDPICEICGSIALNFMVELGNEVINIEVASQTSDVGSETHGFKHGHLVLTFMIAFMVLTFVISYIFHTKNLNGED